Genomic window (Gemmatimonadota bacterium):
GTTCGTGCCAGGCATGGGCCAAGCGAAGCACGGCGTTCATCCCGCCCAGGGCATCGAAGAGCGGAGGTCGCGGCACGGGGAGTGGGAGTTCGACCGGGTGGGCATTGTCGTTCCGGTTCACACGGGCGCTCATGCGACGGGCAGGCAAAGGATGCGACGGAAGTACACCACCAGCAATGGCAGTGCCGTAGACGCTGAGAACATGAGGGTGCCAGCGGCATTCGCGCGGTCGCCGTTCGGTCAGCTTCCGCAGCAGTTTCGAACCCACCTGCGGTCGCCGCCGAACCCCCACGGGGGTGCCGCGACCGAGCCAGCAGTGTCGTTCGGATCCGACTCCTCCTCGTCGTCATTCCGTGCGCCGGCCAGGGCGACGACGGGGGCGGCGCCGCGTCAGGACGACCGGAGCAGACCGGCCACTACCTCCCTCCCACCGAGGGTGGCCCAACACATGCATCATGCCGCGCACTGATGCCACGCTACCGCACTCCCGGCCCGACCGACCCCCGCCGCCGCTGGCGGCCCGACGTCGCCCTTGTGTTATGGCACGCGGCCACAGGTGGTGAAGGTTGCCCGACTCCTCCCGCCCTGCAGCAGGAGTTGAGCGTCTTCACCGTGGACACGGGGCAACACTATGATGACGCCCTGCGCGGTGCCCTCTATCGGGATTTGGAGCTCGCGGCACCCGACGCGTTCCTCGGCGTTGGCCCGGGGGATCCGATGGAACAGGCCGCTCGTATGTCGGCAGCCACGACCCTGGTGCTCCTCGCGCATGCGCCCACGGATGGTCGTGGTCGTTGGAGACATGAACCCGACCCTCGCTGCGCGCTGGTAGCCTCGCAACTCGGCATCCCTGTCGTGCACGTCGAGGCCGGACTCCGGTCGGGCGACCCGGACATGGCCGAGGAGCGCAACCGGTGCATTGTGGATCATGCCAGTGCCCTCCTGTGTGCACCGTCGCTCCGGGCCGCGGCGACGCTGGCACGGAGGGGGTCACCGGACAGGTGGTCGTTCACTGGCGACATCGCGCGCGATGTTGGAAGCGTCCGTCGCGCGCTTGCCCACGGCCAGGGCCGAAGCGCCGTTTGTGCTCAGCACCCTGCATCGCGCCGAGTTGACTGATGCTCCAGAGCGGCTCCAAGAGGTGATCACGGCGCTGGGACAACTCGCGCTCCCGGTGTTGCTTCCCCTGCACCCCCGCACCCGCGCCGCGATCGATACGCCGGCCGGCCCCTTTCCCCCTGGCCGCAGAATGACCGTCACGCCGCCGCTGGACTACACGCGCATGCTTTCGGCCATCCGCGACGCCAGCGTCGTCGTGACTGACAGCGGGGCGTTCAGCGCG
Coding sequences:
- a CDS encoding UDP-N-acetylglucosamine 2-epimerase, which translates into the protein MSVFTVDTGQHYDDALRGALYRDLELAAPDAFLGVGPGDPMEQAARMSAATTLVLLAHAPTDGRGRWRHEPDPRCALVASQLGIPVVHVEAGLRSGDPDMAEERNRCIVDHASALLCAPSLRAAATLARRGSPDRWSFTGDIARDVGSVRRALAHGQGRSAVCAQHPASRRVD
- a CDS encoding UDP-N-acetylglucosamine 2-epimerase — translated: MLSTLHRAELTDAPERLQEVITALGQLALPVLLPLHPRTRAAIDTPAGPFPPGRRMTVTPPLDYTRMLSAIRDASVVVTDSGAFSAKRTGSGRRA